A genomic stretch from Candidatus Hydrogenisulfobacillus filiaventi includes:
- the ligA gene encoding DNA ligase (NAD-dependent) (Evidence 2a : Function from experimental evidences in other organisms; PubMedId : 164915, 11095673, 12682299, 16267290; Product type e : enzyme) — translation MAEMPARMRELYDLIRHHDRLYYVEQAPEITDEEYDALVEELKGWEARYPELVPPDSPTRRPGGERAPEFGPVTFEDPVLSLANVHDFDELRDFDRRLGELLPDRPRSYVGELKIDGLSIVITYHEGRLVRAATRGDGWVGEDVTANVRAIAAIPDTLTAPVDLEVRGEIYLPRERFARLNRTREAEGFYPFANPRNAASGSLRQLDPRITASRGLEGFFYQIRAWRGSDPAPATQAEALVRLHELGLPVEPHWRECPDVEAMIAYVEAWQEARHQLAFDTDGLVFKLNDLAAQAQAGATAKAPRWAVAYKFPPEEALTRIRAITITVGRTGVLTPAAEFDPVHLAGTTVSRASLHNEDFIRDHDIRVGDWVYVRKAGEIIPEVVRVDRERRPPGTEPFLFPHTCPACGSPAVRLPGEAAWRCLNLSCPAQVREGLIHFGSRDAMDIDGLGEKTVDLLLEQGLVHDPADLYTLTVDQLTPLPRFGPVAAANLVRAIDASRHRSLARFIYALGIRYVGEKVAAVLAQHFGTLDRLMAAGVEEMQAVPDVGERIATSVADFFADERNRALIARLRALGVEPEAERAAPPAAGPLQGQVVVVTGRLSVSRREVEARLAAAGAAVTGSVSRRTTLVVAGEDPGSKLDRARELGVPVIDEAELWRRLGGRPS, via the coding sequence ATGGCCGAGATGCCCGCGCGCATGCGCGAGCTCTATGACCTCATCCGCCACCACGACCGTTTGTACTATGTGGAGCAGGCCCCGGAGATTACCGACGAGGAATACGATGCCCTGGTCGAGGAGTTGAAGGGCTGGGAAGCGCGCTACCCGGAGCTGGTGCCGCCGGATTCCCCGACCCGCCGGCCGGGAGGGGAACGGGCCCCGGAGTTCGGGCCGGTGACTTTTGAGGACCCGGTGCTCAGCCTGGCCAACGTGCATGACTTCGACGAGCTGCGCGATTTTGACCGCCGCCTGGGGGAACTGCTGCCGGACCGCCCCCGTTCCTACGTGGGGGAGCTCAAGATTGACGGGCTCAGCATCGTCATCACCTACCATGAGGGCCGCCTGGTGCGGGCGGCCACCCGGGGGGACGGCTGGGTGGGCGAGGACGTGACCGCCAACGTGCGGGCGATCGCGGCCATACCCGACACCCTCACCGCCCCCGTCGACCTGGAGGTGCGGGGCGAGATCTACCTGCCCCGGGAACGGTTTGCCCGGCTCAACCGCACCCGCGAGGCCGAGGGCTTCTATCCCTTTGCCAACCCGCGCAACGCCGCCTCCGGTTCCCTGCGTCAGCTCGATCCCCGCATCACCGCCAGCCGCGGGCTGGAAGGCTTCTTCTATCAGATCCGGGCCTGGCGGGGGTCCGACCCCGCCCCCGCCACCCAGGCGGAGGCCCTGGTGCGGCTGCACGAGCTGGGGCTGCCGGTGGAGCCGCACTGGCGGGAGTGCCCGGATGTGGAGGCCATGATCGCCTACGTGGAGGCCTGGCAGGAGGCCCGCCATCAGCTGGCCTTCGACACCGACGGCCTAGTCTTCAAGCTCAACGACCTGGCGGCGCAGGCGCAGGCGGGCGCAACCGCCAAGGCGCCGCGCTGGGCGGTGGCCTACAAGTTTCCACCCGAGGAGGCCCTCACCCGCATCCGGGCCATCACCATCACCGTGGGCCGCACCGGGGTCCTGACCCCTGCCGCCGAGTTCGACCCGGTGCATCTGGCCGGGACCACCGTGAGCCGGGCCTCCCTCCACAACGAGGACTTCATCCGGGACCATGACATCCGGGTGGGGGACTGGGTGTACGTGCGCAAGGCGGGGGAGATCATCCCCGAGGTGGTGCGGGTGGACCGCGAGCGCCGGCCGCCGGGGACGGAACCGTTTCTTTTTCCGCACACTTGCCCGGCTTGCGGCTCCCCGGCGGTGCGGCTGCCCGGCGAGGCCGCCTGGCGGTGCCTGAACCTGTCCTGCCCGGCCCAGGTGCGGGAAGGGCTGATCCATTTCGGCTCCCGGGATGCCATGGACATCGACGGGCTGGGGGAGAAGACGGTGGACCTGCTCCTGGAACAGGGGCTCGTCCATGATCCGGCGGACCTGTACACCCTGACGGTGGATCAGCTGACCCCTCTGCCCCGTTTCGGGCCGGTGGCGGCCGCCAACCTGGTGCGCGCCATCGATGCCAGCCGTCACCGGTCCCTGGCCCGTTTCATCTATGCGCTGGGCATCCGCTACGTGGGGGAAAAGGTGGCGGCCGTGCTGGCCCAGCACTTCGGGACCCTCGACCGCCTGATGGCCGCTGGGGTGGAGGAGATGCAGGCGGTGCCGGATGTGGGGGAGCGCATCGCCACCAGTGTGGCCGACTTCTTCGCCGATGAGCGCAACCGCGCCTTGATTGCGCGGCTGCGGGCGCTGGGCGTGGAGCCGGAGGCGGAACGCGCCGCCCCGCCGGCGGCCGGGCCCCTGCAGGGGCAGGTGGTGGTGGTGACCGGCCGGCTGAGCGTGAGCCGGCGGGAGGTGGAAGCGCGCCTGGCGGCCGCGGGGGCGGCGGTGACCGGGAGCGTCTCCCGGCGCACCACCCTGGTGGTGGCGGGGGAGGATCCGGGGTCGAAGCTGGACCGGGCCCGCGAGCTGGGGGTGCCGGTGATCGACGAGGCGGAACTCTGGCGGCGGCTGGGCGGCCGGCCCTCCTGA